The DNA window CGTTTATATTTTTCAGACCTGTTCCGGTACTATTCTCAACTTTTCTGACTTTCAGAGTATTTCTCATTACCAGAAAATTGTCATTTTCTGTATAGATATCAATCTTCAATGGTTCTTCCCCTGAGAAACTGTTATGTTTAGCAGCATTCTCGGCCAACATTTGCAAAGCCAAAGCAGGAATTCCATAAATACCTTTATTTATCCGAATGTCTTGGTTTATTACAATGCTGTTGTCATGGCGGATTTTAAGCAGAAACATGTAAGATTCAAGAAATGACAATTCATCTTCTACAGGAACTATATTCTTGTCTTTGTTTTCCAATACATATCGATAAATTTTGGATAATTGTGCTATAAAATCAGTGGCGAGATCGGAATTTTGATGCACCAATGAAGTCAGGACTGAAAAACTATTAAAAAGAAAATGCGGATTGATATGACTCTTTAGGGTTTCGTATTTATATTCCAGATTTTCCTTGATAATCTTTTCCTGTATCAATTCAGTTTCTCTTTTATTTTTCCAGAAATGATTGACAATAAAAGCACCTAATATGAGTAGATTAAACATCAAACCCTTAAAAGTGTCGCTTACAATCTGAACTTCAGGTGCAACCAATTCCGCGCAATCCAACCATTTTTCTGCATACATGGTCATAAACCAGGTTACGCCTATCAACAAGGGTGCAACTGCTAAAAAGGAATAGGTGAAAAGCTTACCCAATGGCCCGGGACTTAAAAAATTTTTTCCGTGCTTGTCTTCAAGTTTTTGAAAAAAATATTCATTAATGGACCAGGCTGAAAATGTTAGAAAAACAGTTTCAATGAAGTAGATAAAAGACAATTTATCGAATTTGATCATCTCCTGGTAATCCGGAGCAGTGGTGACTTTGAAAAATATCCATATCAGGACCGAAGCACCCATTTTTAAAGCAATGGCTTTTGGCGTAAATCCCTTGTACTCATCCATGCTTATAAAATTAGAACATTATTTTGTACTGGATTTCTGGAAGAAAACCCTGTTGGTATTCCCTTGTAAAGCGGTCGGTACGTACATTGTAAATTTCCTGAAACAAATTCTGATTATTGGTAACATTTTGTATATCAATCGATACCTGATGCGCCAAAGTTGATTTATTAATGGTATAGCTCAATTTTAAATCTGTCCTAAAATAATCATTGTACTTTTCTGAATAGGCTTTGTCGGAAATCAATTGAGTTGCTCCGGTATTTTGACTCAATTGACGGTTAACGGGTATATAGGGCCTCCCTCCTGTCCAGTTAAGTCTAATATTCAGACCTAATATTTTGTGATCCGAGTTGCCAATAACCCATTCTTTCCCCGCCAGTGCGTTGAATACATAATTTTGATTAAAGGCGGTGTTTCTTTCCACACCATCACTGCCTTTATATTTGGAATCAAACAAGGAGCTTGTTAAAAGAAAGTAATAATTCTTTGAAAAGAATTTTTCCAGGGTGATTTCCACTCCGATATTTTGGCCTGTTCCTTCATTGATAAGCACATCGGTATTATCTGGAAATCCATTAAAATTGTTTCCTGTATTGATGGCTGAGAAAGTAGATGCATTTTGCTCTACGGGAATGTTGAATAAGTACTGATAATAGCTTTCCACCTTCAAACGCAGATTTGGATTGATCATTTGATTATATCCCAGCACATAATGATTGCTTCGCATAAATTCAAGGTTCCTGTTTTTTTGAATAATTTCTCCTCCCTGGGTTCTTTCCTGTATGAAATAAGCATATGCCGGTAAAGTTTGACTGTGAAGGCCTGTCCCAAAGGATAATGATTTATTTTTAGAAAATGCCCATTTGATTCCGGCTCTTGGTTCAATTGCCTGCGCCTCGGTTAAATCGTGGTATTGAAAATGCGTACCAATATTCATTGATAATTGGTCGGTAAATCGGTGTTGCCAATCAGCAAAAACCTGATACAATCCAATTGAACCTTTATAATCTGTTATTCTCTGATAAAAGCCATTGGTAAAAGTGCTTTCCTGAAAATTGGAATTAGCGATTTCAGCCAATACTCCGCCTTGCAATACATTCCGTGAGTTCAATTTGTGATTCAACTTATAAAATACACTGAGTTTACTTTCTTCAAACGTACCTTCAGAATTTCTGGAAGTAGAATTAAAATCCGGGGCAGTCAAGGTATCGGAGGTGTATCTGTCACTGGCGCCCGATAAGGCCAGAATTAAATTCCCCGATGTTTTTTGACTAAAAAAATATTCATGACCAAATCCCAAAACACCTGATTGTGTAATGTTATAAATGTCTGAAGGCTGATCCTGGCTAAAAAAATCTTCAGGATCTTCAACCTCGCTGTCGTTGAGGTTAATACTTGCCATGCCTCCCAATCCAAATATTGAAAAGCGTCCGTATTTAACACCCGTTGGGATGTCTATTTTAAACGAAACATCCTGATATTCCGGAACAGCCGGAACGCCGATATCCAGTCCCAATGCATCAAAAACGCCAAGTGTGGAGTATCTGTAATTGGCCAGATAAGAGGCATTGTTCTTTTTGCTTATCGGGCCTTCTGTTGTTAATTCTATTCCGCGCATGCCCAACTGTACACCGTGTTCCATTTTTTGAGAATTACCCTTCCTGAAGTTTATATCAAATACGCCACCTATTACATTGCCGTATTCCGATGGAAATGCTCCTGTCATAAAATCCGAATTGGCCAGCATGTTTTGTGATATCATCGAAATGGCACCTCCTGCGCCTCCAAAAGTTCCAAAATGATTGGGATTAGGAACCGGGATTCCCTCCAGTCGATACAGAACATTACTAGGAGAATTGCCCCGAACCACAATATCATTTCTGACATCTCCCGAAGTGCTTACACCGGCAAAGTTTGTCGCCATACGAGCGGGATCATTCCAGGCACCTGCATAACGTGTGGCTTCATCAACAGAAAACTGACGAGCGGAAACCAAAGCAAATTCATTGATGGCTTCGTTGGGCTTTTTTTCTGAGCTTATAATAACTTCTTCCAATTGGTCAATGCGTTCGAGCATGGCCACTTCCAAATAAAGCTCTTTGGCAGAAGTGAGTACCAAATTGTTAAAGTAAACCGGCTCATAACCCAGCATACTTACCTGCAAGCTTTGTCTGCCCACTGGAATGCCAGTTAATGAAAAGTAGCCCTCCGCATTGGATACGGTCCCATTGACCGGTTTAGAATTTAAAAGCACGATGCTTGCTCCCGGCATAGGCATTCCGGATTGCTGATCTTTAATTTGACCTCTAATGATTTGCGTAATTTCCTGAGCTGAAGACACAATTGGTATTAAAACCGAGAGAAGTAGAAATAAGCGTTTCATAGCAAAAAATTGTTTTTACAATGATCTGTTTATTTTAAGCTTTAAATAAGAGAATTCTGCTGAAGCTACATATAAAAGTGTTGAACTGTAATATGATCTTTCGAAATTTATTCCTGTTAATAGCCACTTGATATTAGATGATTAATCTTTCAACTGAAACCACACCTTTAATTTTAATCCAGGGGATATATTGGTCTTCGAAAATTATAAAAATCCTAACCAAAAGCTATTGCCAATTTCCGTACTCTATCCTCTAAACTTTCATTGCTCATTTTTTCTCTTAATCGATCCACCATTATTGGAAATGCAAAAGGTGTCGGTTTTTCTGGATAGGTAATCACAAATTTTTGATTTTGTATCCTTTCCAGACAATCGCGAAGGCGGCTTTCTTCCAATTGAAAATCCATAACTTCCTGGTAAGCCTGTTTTAAAAGCAAATTATCAGAATCGTATTGTTTAAACATGTCAAAAAATAAAGCCGAGGAAGATTTTAAATGTTTATCGGCAATATAAGCCCCGGGATATCCATTAAACACCATTCCTGAAATTGTGGCGATGTCTCTGAATTTGGATCTAGCCATTTCAGTGCTATTGACACTTGCCTGAATGTCTTCATAAAGCCGATCGGTAGTAAAAAACCCATTTTCAATGGCCTCTACTATGGGAATTTCCTGATCGGATAACAATTCAAATCCGTAATCATTATAGGCCATGGAAAAACTAAATGGCCGAAGCAAAGACATCCTATAAGCCAGCAATGATGCCATGCCCTCATGTACAAAGCGGCCATCAAAGGGGTACATGCAAACATGTTGGCCCTCTCGGGTATTAAAAACCTCAATCAAAAACTCATCTTCTGCCGGTATATGCGATCGTTGCTTTTGGAAATCCAGCAATGGTAAGATGGTTTTAATCTCAATATCACTGGCTTCACCGCGGATTCCCTCTGCTAATTTTTTCCGAAGCAATTGCGCCAATTGAGATGAAAGTGGAAGTCTGCCACCTTGCCAGGATGGGACCTTTCCCTTTGTGTTTTTGCTTTTTCTCACCAATACCGACATGTTTTTTACCTGAACAAACTCCAGGCTTCGGCCCGCAAACCAAAATACATCGCCCGGTTTAAGATTATTTATAAACCACTCTTCCACGCTGCCAATTGTGCCTCCTCTGACGTATTTAACCAAAAGCATGTTATCCGAAACAATAGTCCCAATGGAAAGACGATGACGCATGGCTGCCCTTTTGTTCTGGATAAGGTATTTTCCATTGTGAACGCCTACCTTGTTAAATTCTTCATAAGCATCCAGACTTTCTCCACCCTTGCTAATAAAGTTCAGTACCCAATTCCATTC is part of the Hyphobacterium sp. CCMP332 genome and encodes:
- a CDS encoding sensor histidine kinase, with the translated sequence MDEYKGFTPKAIALKMGASVLIWIFFKVTTAPDYQEMIKFDKLSFIYFIETVFLTFSAWSINEYFFQKLEDKHGKNFLSPGPLGKLFTYSFLAVAPLLIGVTWFMTMYAEKWLDCAELVAPEVQIVSDTFKGLMFNLLILGAFIVNHFWKNKRETELIQEKIIKENLEYKYETLKSHINPHFLFNSFSVLTSLVHQNSDLATDFIAQLSKIYRYVLENKDKNIVPVEDELSFLESYMFLLKIRHDNSIVINQDIRINKGIYGIPALALQMLAENAAKHNSFSGEEPLKIDIYTENDNFLVMRNTLKVRKVENSTGTGLKNINDRYAHLSEKELEVSSEGGYFTVKLPLIKLAS
- a CDS encoding TonB-dependent receptor, with the translated sequence MKRLFLLLSVLIPIVSSAQEITQIIRGQIKDQQSGMPMPGASIVLLNSKPVNGTVSNAEGYFSLTGIPVGRQSLQVSMLGYEPVYFNNLVLTSAKELYLEVAMLERIDQLEEVIISSEKKPNEAINEFALVSARQFSVDEATRYAGAWNDPARMATNFAGVSTSGDVRNDIVVRGNSPSNVLYRLEGIPVPNPNHFGTFGGAGGAISMISQNMLANSDFMTGAFPSEYGNVIGGVFDINFRKGNSQKMEHGVQLGMRGIELTTEGPISKKNNASYLANYRYSTLGVFDALGLDIGVPAVPEYQDVSFKIDIPTGVKYGRFSIFGLGGMASINLNDSEVEDPEDFFSQDQPSDIYNITQSGVLGFGHEYFFSQKTSGNLILALSGASDRYTSDTLTAPDFNSTSRNSEGTFEESKLSVFYKLNHKLNSRNVLQGGVLAEIANSNFQESTFTNGFYQRITDYKGSIGLYQVFADWQHRFTDQLSMNIGTHFQYHDLTEAQAIEPRAGIKWAFSKNKSLSFGTGLHSQTLPAYAYFIQERTQGGEIIQKNRNLEFMRSNHYVLGYNQMINPNLRLKVESYYQYLFNIPVEQNASTFSAINTGNNFNGFPDNTDVLINEGTGQNIGVEITLEKFFSKNYYFLLTSSLFDSKYKGSDGVERNTAFNQNYVFNALAGKEWVIGNSDHKILGLNIRLNWTGGRPYIPVNRQLSQNTGATQLISDKAYSEKYNDYFRTDLKLSYTINKSTLAHQVSIDIQNVTNNQNLFQEIYNVRTDRFTREYQQGFLPEIQYKIMF